Proteins encoded together in one Bombyx mori chromosome 24, ASM3026992v2 window:
- the LOC101745614 gene encoding uncharacterized protein LOC101745614 isoform X1, with translation MKNVSKSRLLLLFVLFGALTALMPEENFSAANINNSNVPDTDATQRNCTTGNGTPGSCVLRRYCDYGTVFIDFTLYAPRKYVRQCGDKEACCPFTAQLPVLQANTSEDDASFEFDEND, from the exons atgaagaatgtttcaaaatcgag ATTACTCCTGTTGTTCGTATTGTTCGGAGCGCTGACAGCCCTGATGCCGGAAGAAAATTTCAGTGCTGCCAATATTAATAATTCTAACGTACCGG ATACGGATGCAACGCAAAGGAATTGCACGACAGGCAATGGAACACCGGGGTCGTGCGTCCTCCGACGTTATTGCGACTACGGGACTGTCTTCATAGATTTTACACTGTACGCTCCGCGAAAATATGTCAG ACAATGCGGCGACAAAGAAGCTTGCTGCCCCTTCACCGCTCAGCTTCCGGTGCTCCAAGCAAACACTTCAGAAGATGACGCTTCGTTTGAATTTGACGAAAACGATTAA
- the LOC101745614 gene encoding uncharacterized protein LOC101745614 isoform X2, whose translation MWVEVRLLLLFVLFGALTALMPEENFSAANINNSNVPDTDATQRNCTTGNGTPGSCVLRRYCDYGTVFIDFTLYAPRKYVRQCGDKEACCPFTAQLPVLQANTSEDDASFEFDEND comes from the exons atgtgggtAGAAGTAAG ATTACTCCTGTTGTTCGTATTGTTCGGAGCGCTGACAGCCCTGATGCCGGAAGAAAATTTCAGTGCTGCCAATATTAATAATTCTAACGTACCGG ATACGGATGCAACGCAAAGGAATTGCACGACAGGCAATGGAACACCGGGGTCGTGCGTCCTCCGACGTTATTGCGACTACGGGACTGTCTTCATAGATTTTACACTGTACGCTCCGCGAAAATATGTCAG ACAATGCGGCGACAAAGAAGCTTGCTGCCCCTTCACCGCTCAGCTTCCGGTGCTCCAAGCAAACACTTCAGAAGATGACGCTTCGTTTGAATTTGACGAAAACGATTAA
- the LOC101745614 gene encoding uncharacterized protein LOC101745614 isoform X3 yields MDAKLRLLLLFVLFGALTALMPEENFSAANINNSNVPDTDATQRNCTTGNGTPGSCVLRRYCDYGTVFIDFTLYAPRKYVRQCGDKEACCPFTAQLPVLQANTSEDDASFEFDEND; encoded by the exons ATTACTCCTGTTGTTCGTATTGTTCGGAGCGCTGACAGCCCTGATGCCGGAAGAAAATTTCAGTGCTGCCAATATTAATAATTCTAACGTACCGG ATACGGATGCAACGCAAAGGAATTGCACGACAGGCAATGGAACACCGGGGTCGTGCGTCCTCCGACGTTATTGCGACTACGGGACTGTCTTCATAGATTTTACACTGTACGCTCCGCGAAAATATGTCAG ACAATGCGGCGACAAAGAAGCTTGCTGCCCCTTCACCGCTCAGCTTCCGGTGCTCCAAGCAAACACTTCAGAAGATGACGCTTCGTTTGAATTTGACGAAAACGATTAA
- the LOC101745471 gene encoding uncharacterized protein LOC101745471 isoform X1: MAECSSKNDVKNPEAANVSGITIIEDRPIMQLFKRLINYTSMNLTLTNKQIIQILHKDFDIHTGTLHSLTVDVYVNIIKKYLREWPEWDEFDQITNLQAEKSPEYVKKILERKYENIKLYLGEMLEIAKPLANEAVKEVQKVTKDSNKMNEVMMEVSCSRDQLNQLIHRNPQAENSTDIFNLTENIHNRIILHMWDLESILKLQVQININLPCISFVREMKHVLKHVLVNKMHTKHVYNKEALNTSLMVRSNSAKRNLNKAFINRLLTDLMMFYKDHPGYSLYKTIFELMRNELDLIPLPIVNSCSFSKILNQYAYVRYLYTDEWVSDDNKYDLQIEETLVPRIQISYNKYGFFEHKNMPTKDWLKLRCGYCEVLFTGQSIEDTIVEHYNIYHQNEPDWFCTNCKHRFNVKQLAENMWYHDC; the protein is encoded by the exons ATGGCAGAGTGTAGTTCGAAAAACGACGTAAAAAACCCTGAGGCGGCTAATGTTTCTGGAATTACAATTATAGAAG ATCGCCCAATAATGCAACTATTCAAACGGTTAATAAACTACACAAGTATGAACTTAACgctgacaaacaaacaaataattcaGATATTACATAAAGATTTTGATATTCACACTGGGACTCTTCATAGCTTAACAGTGGACGTGtacgtaaatataattaaaaaatatctaagAGAATGGCCTGAATGGGACGAGTTTGATCAAATAACTAATTTACAAGCGGAAAAATCACCTGAGTACGTtaagaagattttggaacgTAAGTATGAGAATATAAAGTTGTATTTGGGTGAGATGTTGGAGATTGCGAAGCCTCTTGCGAACGAAGCAGTGAAGGAAGTTCAAAAAGTTACCAAAGACAGCAACAAAATGAATGAAGTTATGATGGAAGTGTCCTGCTCGAGAGATCAGCTGAACCAGTTAATTCACAGGAACCCCCAAGCAGAGAACTCCACTGATATATTCAACTTAACTGAAAATATACACAACCGTATCATACTACACATGTGGGATTTAgaatcaatattaaaattacaagttcagataaatataaatttaccgtGTATATCCTTTGTACGTgaaatgaaacacgtactcaaacaTGTTCTAGTCAACAAGATGCACACTAAGCATGTCTATAATAAAGAGGCTTTAAATACTTCTCTGATGGTCAGAAGTAACTCGGccaaaagaaatttaaataaagcctTCATTAATAGATTGTTAACAGATTTAATGATGTTTTATAAGGACCACCCCGGTTATTCCCTTTACAAAACCATATTTGAATTAATGCGGAATGAGTTAGATCTGATACCGCTCCCAATAGTTAACTCTTGTTCGTTCAGCAAGATCTTAAATCAATATGCCTATGTCAGGTATCTTTACACAGACGAGTGGGTCAGTGATGATAACAAATATGATTTGCAAATAGAGGAAACCCTTGTACCGAGGATACAAATATCATACAACAAGTACGGTTTCTTTGAACATAAGAATATGCCCACAAAAGACTGGTTGAAGCTGAGGTGTGGTTATTGTGAAGTATTGTTCACTGGTCAATCAATTGAAGACACAATCGTGGAGCACTATAACATATACCACCAGAACGAGCCCGATTGGTTTTGTACGAATTGCAAGCACCGGTTTAACGTGAAACAATTGGCCGAGAACATGTGGTACCATGACTGCTGA
- the LOC101745471 gene encoding uncharacterized protein LOC101745471 isoform X2, which yields MQLFKRLINYTSMNLTLTNKQIIQILHKDFDIHTGTLHSLTVDVYVNIIKKYLREWPEWDEFDQITNLQAEKSPEYVKKILERKYENIKLYLGEMLEIAKPLANEAVKEVQKVTKDSNKMNEVMMEVSCSRDQLNQLIHRNPQAENSTDIFNLTENIHNRIILHMWDLESILKLQVQININLPCISFVREMKHVLKHVLVNKMHTKHVYNKEALNTSLMVRSNSAKRNLNKAFINRLLTDLMMFYKDHPGYSLYKTIFELMRNELDLIPLPIVNSCSFSKILNQYAYVRYLYTDEWVSDDNKYDLQIEETLVPRIQISYNKYGFFEHKNMPTKDWLKLRCGYCEVLFTGQSIEDTIVEHYNIYHQNEPDWFCTNCKHRFNVKQLAENMWYHDC from the coding sequence ATGCAACTATTCAAACGGTTAATAAACTACACAAGTATGAACTTAACgctgacaaacaaacaaataattcaGATATTACATAAAGATTTTGATATTCACACTGGGACTCTTCATAGCTTAACAGTGGACGTGtacgtaaatataattaaaaaatatctaagAGAATGGCCTGAATGGGACGAGTTTGATCAAATAACTAATTTACAAGCGGAAAAATCACCTGAGTACGTtaagaagattttggaacgTAAGTATGAGAATATAAAGTTGTATTTGGGTGAGATGTTGGAGATTGCGAAGCCTCTTGCGAACGAAGCAGTGAAGGAAGTTCAAAAAGTTACCAAAGACAGCAACAAAATGAATGAAGTTATGATGGAAGTGTCCTGCTCGAGAGATCAGCTGAACCAGTTAATTCACAGGAACCCCCAAGCAGAGAACTCCACTGATATATTCAACTTAACTGAAAATATACACAACCGTATCATACTACACATGTGGGATTTAgaatcaatattaaaattacaagttcagataaatataaatttaccgtGTATATCCTTTGTACGTgaaatgaaacacgtactcaaacaTGTTCTAGTCAACAAGATGCACACTAAGCATGTCTATAATAAAGAGGCTTTAAATACTTCTCTGATGGTCAGAAGTAACTCGGccaaaagaaatttaaataaagcctTCATTAATAGATTGTTAACAGATTTAATGATGTTTTATAAGGACCACCCCGGTTATTCCCTTTACAAAACCATATTTGAATTAATGCGGAATGAGTTAGATCTGATACCGCTCCCAATAGTTAACTCTTGTTCGTTCAGCAAGATCTTAAATCAATATGCCTATGTCAGGTATCTTTACACAGACGAGTGGGTCAGTGATGATAACAAATATGATTTGCAAATAGAGGAAACCCTTGTACCGAGGATACAAATATCATACAACAAGTACGGTTTCTTTGAACATAAGAATATGCCCACAAAAGACTGGTTGAAGCTGAGGTGTGGTTATTGTGAAGTATTGTTCACTGGTCAATCAATTGAAGACACAATCGTGGAGCACTATAACATATACCACCAGAACGAGCCCGATTGGTTTTGTACGAATTGCAAGCACCGGTTTAACGTGAAACAATTGGCCGAGAACATGTGGTACCATGACTGCTGA